The Streptomyces sp. NBC_01244 genome contains a region encoding:
- a CDS encoding tyrosine-protein phosphatase — protein MTRHIEFERLHNFRDLGGYRTQDGSTVVWGALYRADSLGKLAGADWERFLELGVRTVIDLRYPWEIEAKGRIPEPERFTYANHSIEHRPYDQAEIDPDTDPWRFLADRFAEVAEDGVAEIRAAIELLTEGPGPAVFHCTSGKDRTGLIAALVLTLLGVDEEQILADFALTELATARLTADWHAAHPGRTMRWPSYGRAPAEVLSLTLADLATRYGSVHSYLTDEVGITPATTERLRARFLTR, from the coding sequence ATGACCCGGCACATCGAGTTCGAGCGACTGCACAACTTCCGCGACCTGGGCGGCTATCGCACGCAGGACGGCTCCACCGTCGTGTGGGGCGCCCTCTACCGGGCGGACTCGCTCGGCAAGCTCGCGGGCGCCGACTGGGAGCGGTTCCTGGAGCTCGGCGTGCGGACGGTCATCGACCTGCGCTACCCCTGGGAGATCGAGGCCAAGGGCCGGATACCGGAGCCCGAGCGGTTCACGTACGCCAACCACAGCATCGAGCACCGGCCGTACGACCAGGCCGAGATCGACCCGGACACCGACCCGTGGCGGTTCCTCGCGGACCGGTTCGCCGAGGTCGCCGAGGACGGGGTGGCGGAGATCCGCGCCGCGATCGAGCTGCTCACCGAGGGCCCGGGCCCGGCGGTCTTCCACTGCACCTCCGGCAAGGACCGCACCGGCCTGATCGCCGCGCTCGTCCTGACCCTCCTCGGCGTGGACGAGGAGCAGATCCTCGCGGACTTCGCCCTGACCGAGCTGGCGACCGCCCGCCTGACGGCCGACTGGCACGCCGCCCACCCGGGCCGCACGATGCGCTGGCCCTCGTACGGGCGGGCGCCCGCCGAGGTCCTGAGCCTGACGCTCGCCGATCTCGCCACCCGCTACGGCTCGGTCCACTCCTACCTGACGGACGAGGTCGGCATCACCCCGGCCACGACGGAGCGGCTGCGGGCCCGGTTCCTGACGCGGTGA